In Rutidosis leptorrhynchoides isolate AG116_Rl617_1_P2 chromosome 6, CSIRO_AGI_Rlap_v1, whole genome shotgun sequence, the DNA window tttcgtTTGGCCGACACATGACATACAGATCACCCACTTGATTTTTATTAAAGATATAAAATCACGATGGAGATAAAAGTGACGGCTTTAATTCTGTTACGTGCAAACTGAAATCATTCAATTCCTATTTTGGGCCGTATCCCTTTGTTTATTGTTTGGGCTTAGACATTTCTGTTGGACTATTAGATTAGTATTGGGCTTTTTGATCATTTGGACTGGTGGTGGATTAAATCTTTGGCCCGTACATATATAAGGTGTAATTAGAATTATATATTGATTAAGTAATGATAAGATGATGATAGTTATGATATACGCACAATGAAGATAAATAACGAGGATAGAGGATAATGACTATgatataatgataatagaaatgattatgatataagaatgatgatggtatttgatcatgataatgataatggaatgATAAGTGGTTGATGAAGATGAACTAGTTAATCATGCGGGATGGTTGAGTGTGTTATGGGTtaatgagaggtcacgggttcgagaccAAGCAGAGGCAGTTTTTATACTTTTGAAGCTTTTCCTTTTAAAGGTagtattttactactagtattaatattttgatcattattattattattattattattattattgttaaaataagtattattattattattattattattattattattattattaatattattattattattattattaatattattatattattattattattattattattattattattattaggtattaagcgttattataaaaactattattttcattatcattattatttaacatattttttaaaaaaaaactattattattattaagactaccatttttttttattaaaatcatcattatcattattactattattattatattataacacataaagattttgtacataaaagtatacttaatacatatactataatattacttataattatatagtaaacatattaacatttttattatatatatacaaaataaatatatataatatataatctaagatattatacataaataaaatatatattggaattagtacaaattctatataaactataacactaaatataaatattatagaaCTAATAGGTGGAATTATTTGTTTACCATTATATATGTTAatgtaaataaatgatataggttcgtgaatctgaggacaaccctgcattgttcagttgttcaatatagtcatatgtatttttactacaaaatacagtatggtgagtttcatttgctccctttttaattgcttttgcaatatatatttttgggctgagagtacatgcgctgattttatgaatgctttacgaaatagacataagtacttaaaatatattctacgttgagttgtaccactgtcatacttccctgtagcttggtaactaccatttacatgcggtattgtaaacgcgaatcctgttgatagatctatcgggcctgacaaccccaaccggactggacgaccagtattcaacggttgcacagtacttcgtttcagtgactacacttggtacagtgtagtgagatttcataataaagggaatatgcgacgttgattaaatgttaagtatggttaccaagtgctcaaccacttagaatattttttattaaaacgtttatgtatataaaatcttgtggtctattaatatattgaaatgattgttacgataaacctatgaactcaccaaccttttggttgacacttttaagcatgtttattttcaggtatgaaagaaaccttccgctgtgcatttgctcattttaaggacattacttggagtcgatcattgcaatgggaccaaatgttgatgacttcgtccagatggattaggacgggtcgtttcagacgttgatcaaagttgacttttaattatatataagtatataaatgtatatatgtatacatattttaaagtcAAAAACTCTAATTGATTAAATTGTACCCATAATCGTTATCTTCGTTAATTTAATACAAACAAATCAAACTAAAATAtgacaaatttgaccgattttaccgactttctagcttttctgaattttgaccgactttgacccaattttttttaaagtttacccgaattttgaccgttgactgtcatattagatggttttcttcgagacgggacgggctAGCAGGGCCGTCCTGTCAATTTTATGGGCCATGTTCGATAAACAAAATTGGGCCCTTTATATACAAAATTTTTCATATATAATAATGAGTTCAATAAGCAAAAGTAGATCTTTTTGTATTCGACGTTGATTATGTTttctatttttaaaatttttacactTTTAATTAACAAATGAAATTAGATGTGTAATATTGGGCTAAAATTTTTGGGCCTCTAAATATATTAGGCCCTGTGCGGCGGCACGCCTTGCACGCCCCATTATCCGGCCCtgcgggctagtcaccaaaccgccGCAATGGACGTCGCAACGGCTCGAGACAGCGTCTTTTGCAAAAGTGCTTCAAAGTATAGTACATGAGGATTGAATTTGGGTCTTCACTAGAGATTCCCAAGTCTCGCCTACACCACTAGGCTACTACTTGGGTTTGTCATACTCGCAAGTAACTAGACGTGGCGAAGTGGGTGGGTGGGTTAAGTAATAAGTCATAATGGGCAGGTTTTTTTTACCCTCATGTGCGTTACCCATGAGGTCATTTAACAGAGCCTGACTAACATCCGTTAAGTACAAGTAAGAATCACGTAACAAATTCAAACATTGGAGGTATTCGGGTAAAAGAAAACCTAAGGAGAATTCGTGAAATTTCCTCTAAACCTTGGGGAGTGTAACTTTTGTCTTCTCTTTTcatatttctttttatattttattttattctaATAAAAAAGatactaaaaaataaaaaaaatatattactgTAATTATTGTTTGTAAAATACGTACTCCCGGTAGCTGTGGCCTGTGAAGAAAGAAGACACAATGAGTTCCAATAGTTTATTAGTAGCAGAGACTATATGGAATGAAATTCAATCAACTCGTTCAGGTACGCTAATTATCAAACCCTAATTTTcgggtttttcaaaaaaaaaaaaaaaaaaaaaaaaactaattttcAAATAAGGTCGGGGTGATTCCATGTCACATAATTCATAACAACCCAATTGTTGATTTTGTACTAGTAACGGGTTTGATATTTTTAACTTTTGTGTTAGATTCTTGTAGAAAATTTTGAGTTTTGTTTGGGAGTGGATTTGGGGGTTAACAGTAACTGTTCGTGTTGGCTGGTATGTTAGGGGTTGGGTCGATGGTGTTTTTCCTTCACCTTGATGATAGATTGAATTGAAAGAGTTattatacattacatgtatatatgtataataattgtATAGTAACACTACTAGTTTTGGTTTTTTCATGTTGTTGATTAATGGCATATGaatatgaatgaatgaatgaatgaattcaGTAACCGATGATCAGCTCTCCATGTAAGTAATACTAACACTACTTAATCTACTaatctttcatttttttttttttttaaaaaaaaaaaaaaaagacttttgTACTCGTTTCTCTCATGTCTGATAATATAAATagtagtatataatataatatatacacaGTTTGCGTACATTGTTCGGTAAAAACTTGGAGAGAGGCACCAGGATAGTTGATGAACAGGGGGTTAAAAAGATATCTGGACAACCCAGTGGCCGCTCCATCTTCCAGGTTGCTATCTCTCTCAATtcttcattatttattattattacggagtattatttttggGAACATCAAACTTTTATAAAGAACTTTCTCTAGCAAGCCTAAATAACAGAACCCAATGACATCGGATTAATTACCTACAGTAATTATTAATCTCTCTAGCTTCTTCAGTCATCACCTAGAGTATAGACTCTGGTCTAAGACCTTTCAAAATGCATGTGTTAAGCATATAGCTAGAGTTTGATAATAGTCTTAATCACAGATGATTTCGATCTTAGGCGAACGAGGTTACCGGCTCTCTGGCGTAATGTCAATTTTGCCTCTATATCTAATCCAATGAAAAGTAAAGTTACATACGATCAAATAATTAACTCTTAATAGGATTAACATTGAAAATGGACTCGTTCCTCAACCTCCATATGCTCCATAAGCAAGCATCCACAATAGCGTAAGCCGAATTTGTTGGGACTTAGTAGCCTGTCAATCTTGAATTCAATAATACCGGCCCGACCATGACGAAAACGAAGGAAGAATGCAATCCGTTCAAATCTTTATCCTGGTCCACAACTGGTGTGATCCGCTGATTCAACGTTGAAACCACAAGTCGGACAAGCGATAGACTTGATCTCCAATCCTCTAGCAGAAAAAATTATTCCTTCATAAAAAGATATTTACTTTCCGAGGAACACATGCATTCCAAGAAAAATTCGTTGCCATTGACGGGAAAATGTTGTTGTGGCTTTGACCGCGAAGCCATCATCGACACCCTAAACGCATCTACAAGAATCCATGCTGCTACCCAAACAGACCTGCTGAATTCTGATATCAGAATTTTAAAAGCATCATTATGCCAATTCGATCGATCGGATTGGCCTGACCCAATTCCTATTCAATTCGCCATCTTGAAGCCTCTTCTTGACGAACCAGTCTTTGACAGCCTCCAAATGATATAACCTGCTGAATTTGGAAGCAAAATTAGTATCACCGATCCAAACATCTTGCAAAAATCTAATGCTCGCCCCACAAAGAACCAGTCTCATTGCAAAACCTCCATATCTATTTTGTAACAAAGCTAAATTAAAAAGCTTTGAGACTCCCAATGTTTGGTCCAGTTTGACCCATACCATCCTTCTATTGGGCGAATCCCCTCCCCAAATGAATCGGGCACACATACTTTCCATATCCTTAAGAACACCCGGGCATTTGAATAAAGACACGTAAAAAATGCCTAAACATCTCCCCAAACTCCTTTAGAAACTATAATGTAAAATCGTAACCCCCCTTTGAACCTCAAGCTCCGTGATAGGACTCTCTAAACTCACCCACCCAGTCTTCATCCTGAATGGAAATAGCTGGCATAAAACtagccataaaaaaaaaaaaaaaaaaaaaaaaaaaaaaaaaaaaaaaaaaaaaaaaactaaccatAGTAACCCCATCACAAATAAACTGATTGAAAGAAACAACCTCATTTGGAATGAAAATCGACCCGTACCTATCTCCTTCTTCCCTAACTTGATTGAAATCTgcaaaataaataaatgatatgTTCCTTTTGCTGATTTTTGAACTCCAACAGTTTATCCCACAAGGCCAACTTAGCTCCCATCTCTTGTCTTGTGGACTGACCCTACGCATTAACCCAATATAACAAACATTAGTATATTTCTTTTAGCATTCATTCATTTTCCGCAGGCCTTGTTTGTGCAAATGCTGTTGCCTTGTTTCACATGGTCAGGTTTATGAGCTGAGGCAAAACATGACGTTTATGTtgtttaattagttaattattGTTAGCAAAACCTAGGTAGCTAGCTGGTGATATATGCGAAAATTGAATTGAATTTCTATCTAATCTAATAATTAATTACTTAATGGTAGGTTACTGGAGAGTCAAGAAAGAAGGAAGAATACCTGTGTTTCCCGGAACACTATTGTGCATGCTATTCCTTTTTCTACGATATTGTTAACAGAGGAGACCAGCTTTGTGTAAGACACACACCCTTCCTTCTTACAATCATTCAtttcatgcatatatatatataatacaataagtggaggggggttttacttggccatgcccttggatcggtttcaaggtttcctcccgggcagcgatgggggcggggttattatcgctgcatcggcaaagtcgaaacgggagatgatcgcaacgggtggtttagtccccctcgggtgatcccaatcgctgttcaaaaaaaaattatatatatataggctTTATTTAATTTTCTTGTCATTGTCTTTATCTTTATTACTACGTACTAATTATTTCACAGTGTAAACATCAATTAGCTGCCAGACTTGCCGTGTCACTGGGTACATGTGTTGATGTGAACGTCTCCGATGAACAACTCTCACACCTGCTTGCAAAACTCTAACAACTtactcttcaggtttaacttctggTTGTGAATGTTGAAACGAGCATGAGCAATAAGATCATCAAGTCTATCAGATAGTAAGGTCAGCATACTGAACACTGGTTGTTCAAAATGAGTGCCTAACAAAAGAATGAGGTTACAAAGTGTGGATTGTGTTGGGTTTGTTTAGTACTCCGAAAATATGAAGAATTTAACATTTACATTTTACTCAGTATCTTATTAGAAAAATATAGCATAATCGTGAATGAAATCAAGAAATCcaaaacttttacttactatttgaAGAGATGTTGAATTTAGAATCGTTATGTATTTTGAAATGCATTTCGTTTTGACAGATAATGTTATATGCTTCATCAAAACGAACCTCATGTCAGCCAAAACATAGATTAACCACTAAATGACTAAATCAGATGATACTAGAGATGAAACCAGAACGGAACCTTATTTTACTTTAAGGTCTTCCACGAACATATGTTCATTGCTAATAATGAAATTCTGCTCGTTTGCGTATTGATAATGAACGCCGTGCTACATTTAATAAAGCTTCAAAATCTAATAGTATGGGGTAAAAATATTACTGGTAACACTATACTGTTCATAAAGCTTCAAAATGTGATAGTATAGGGGAAAGGTAAATAACCACAACACAATTGCTGCCAGTGAAAGGTGGTACTGA includes these proteins:
- the LOC139853390 gene encoding uncharacterized protein isoform X1, whose product is MSSNSLLVAETIWNEIQSTRSVTDDQLSILRTLFGKNLERGTRIVDEQGVKKISGQPSGRSIFQVTGESRKKEEYLCFPEHYCACYSFFYDIVNRGDQLCCKHQLAARLAVSLGTCVDVNVSDEQLSHLLAKL
- the LOC139853390 gene encoding uncharacterized protein isoform X2, with protein sequence MSSNSLLVAETIWNEIQSTRSVTDDQLSILRTLFGKNLERGTRIVDEQGVKKISGQPSGRSIFQVTGESRKKEEYLCFPEHYCACYSFFYDIVNRGDQLCLPDLPCHWVHVLM